TCGCGGTGGAGCGGCGGATCGAGGAGTCGGGCCTCGCCTGGACGATCCTGCGCGCGACCCAGTTCCACGACTTCGTCCTGGGTGTCCTCCAGGCCCTCGCCAAGGCGCCGGTCATGCTGCTGCCGGCCGGTCTGAGCGACCAGCCGGTGGAGGTGACGGAGGTCGCGGACCGCCTCGCCGCGCTGGCGACGGCGCCGCCCGCGGGCCGGGTCCCCGACCTGGGCGGCCCCGAGATCCGCACGCTCGAATCGCTGGCCCGCTCCTACCTGACGGCGACCGACCGCCGCCGCGCACTGGTCAACATCCCTCTGTGGGGCCGCACTTACCGCGCCTTCCACGAGGGCGGCCACCTGATGGAAGACGAACACACTCTGGGCAAGGGGACGTTCGAGGACTACCTGACCCGCCGAGCGGTGGCGGCGGGGCGCGCCTGAGCAACCGGGTGGGCGGGGGCGCGGGCCCGAGCTTGACCAACCGGGCGGGCGGGGGCGGCTGTTGGGCGGGGCTCGGGGCCGTCGCCGCTGGGCATCCGGCCTCGGGGCCGCCCGGTCGGGTTATCGCTCCGGCGGTGCGAAGACCTCGTCCTGGGCACGGTCCCTCGCGGTCAGCAGGGCGCCGCGCAGGACCGCCGCGCCGCCCAGCAGGCCGGGGCGCACCTCGGTCGGCAGCGGGGACATCCGGCGCACCCGCGCGGCGACCCGGGCCGCCAGGTCCTCGCCCCCGGCCAGGCCGATCTCGCCGCCGAGGACCACGCACCCGGGGTCGAGCACCGCCGCGACGGAGGCGACGCCGACGGCGAGCCGGTCGGCGAGGGCGTCGAGGAAGCGGTCGGCGGCCGACGCGGTCGCGGTGGTCCCGGGGATCGCCGTCTCGGCGGGTCCCGTCGCCGTCGCACAGGGCTCTGCCGTCCCACGGGTCACCGACGACGCACCAGCCGCCGCCGTCACGGAGGTCGCCGCCGTCCCACCACTCACCGCCGTGCCCCCCGCTCTCGCCTCCCGCACCACCCGCACCGCCTCCCGCACCAGGCCCGCCGCCCGTGGTTCGGGGCCGGGGGTGTCGCCCCGCACGCCGTGCTCCTCCGCCAGGCGGGCGATGGCCGCGCCTCCCGCG
The sequence above is a segment of the Streptomyces griseoviridis genome. Coding sequences within it:
- a CDS encoding SDR family oxidoreductase, with protein sequence MTTILVTGGTGTLGRLVAARLRADGHEVRVLSRHAPPYAVDLRAGGPALDAALAGVETVVHCASNPGGGDEKAAARLIEASRRAGVRHLAYISIVGVDLVPYRYYRSKLAVERRIEESGLAWTILRATQFHDFVLGVLQALAKAPVMLLPAGLSDQPVEVTEVADRLAALATAPPAGRVPDLGGPEIRTLESLARSYLTATDRRRALVNIPLWGRTYRAFHEGGHLMEDEHTLGKGTFEDYLTRRAVAAGRA